The following proteins are co-located in the Malus sylvestris chromosome 13, drMalSylv7.2, whole genome shotgun sequence genome:
- the LOC126596573 gene encoding thermospermine synthase ACAULIS5-like, giving the protein MGDISYSNGTNNGNGNGGGNLNVNRNGVNGKGHSVLNGYRKSCWYEEEIEENLRWSFALNSILHTGSTPFQDIALLDTKPFGKALVIDGKLQSAETDEFIYHECLVHPPLLHHPNPKSIFIMGGGEGSTARELLRHRTVEKVVMCDIDEEVVEFCKSYLTVNSEAFCDPRLELIINDARAELEHREGQYDVIIGDLADPIEGGPCYKLYTKSFYEFTVKPRLTKEGIFVTQAGPAGIFSHTEVFSCIYNTLRQVFKYVVPYSAHIPSYADTWGWILASDTPFELSADELDLRIKQRITGENRYLDGKTFSSASTLSKAVRKSMVNETHVYTEGTARFIYGHGHGSAYKLN; this is encoded by the exons ATGGGTGATATTTCGTATTCCAATGGAACCAACAACGGGAATGGGAATGGGGGTGGGAATTTGAATGTGAATAGAAATGGAGTGAATGGCAAGGGCCATTCAGTGCTGAATGGATACAGGAAGAGCTGTTGGTATGaggaagaaattgaagaaaatttgaGATGGAGCTTTGCTCTTAATAG TATATTGCATACAGGATCAACTCCATTTCAAGACATTGCATTGCTGGACACAAAGCCATTTGGAAAG GCTTTAGTAATTGATGGAAAGCTTCAAAGCGCTGAGACGGATGAATTTATCTACCACGAATGTCTTGTCCACCCGCCACTTCTACATCATCCAAA TCCAAAGAGCATCTTCATCATGGGAGGAGGTGAAGGCTCAACTGCAAGAGAACTTCTGAGGCACAGGACTGTGGAGAAGGTTGTCATGTGTGACATTGATGAG GAGGTGGTAGAGTTCTGCAAGTCATATTTGACTGTAAACAGTGAAGCTTTCTGTGATCCAAGACTGGAGCTCATCATCAATGATGCCAG GGCTGAGCTAGAACACAGGGAAGGGCAGTACGATGTGATCATTGGTGACCTAGCAGACCCAATAGAAGGAGGCCCATGTTATAAACTCTACACCAAATCCTTCTACGAGTTTACTGTCAAACCAAGACTCACCAAGGAAGGCATTTTTGTCACACAG GCAGGTCCTGCTGGAATTTTCAGCCACACAGAAGTATTTTCCTGCATTTACAATACTTTGAGGCAGGTCTTCAAAT ATGTTGTGCCTTATTCAGCTCATATTCCTTCTTATGCTGATACTTGGGGATGGATCCTG GCTTCAGATACCCCTTTTGAGCTTAGTGCCGATGAACTAGACCTCAGAATTAAACAAAGGATCACAGGGGAGAACAGATACCTAGATggaaaaacattttcatcagCTTCTACCTTGAGCAAAGCTGTTCGGAAATC GATGGTCAATGAGACTCATGTGTATACAGAAGGAACGGCAAGGTTCATATATGGCCATGGCCATGGGAGTGCCTACAAACTCAATTAA